A section of the Thunnus albacares chromosome 6, fThuAlb1.1, whole genome shotgun sequence genome encodes:
- the LOC122984192 gene encoding uncharacterized protein LOC122984192, which translates to MKDRSVFTPSNGTFRINNLNRTDGAEYILETFDSNGRKSEPRTLQLSIQAPVSSVLLDSECLSQGEMKVSCSSEGGDSPQYSWTLDGHTLTDAQLLSGNKETNIITLKQDVSGLLVCSVRNHVSNVSKGEKISTCGFIFINCTLPDGTNISQWVFSANNTLCIDPTTMIVITANSLLVSVLRAVVSLSLLGGIAIYFAWKKKKYKKAETSTRPRIKDHPENSFEMVEL; encoded by the exons ATGAAGGACAGATCCGTCTTTACTCCCAGTAATGGAACATTTAGGATAAATAACCTGAACAGGACTGATGGTGCTGAATATATCCTTGAAACCTTTGATTCAAATGGACGCAAATCAGAACCGCGGACTCTTCAGTTGTCTATTCAAG ctcctgtgtcCTCTGTCCTGCTGGACTCTGAGTGTCTGTCCCAGGGAGAGATGAAGGTGTCCTGCTCCTCTGAGGGAGGGGACAGTCCTCAGTACAGCTGGACTctggatggacacacactgacagacgctcagctcctctctggaaATAAAGAGACCAACATCATCACTCTGAAACAAGACGTCTCAGGACTACTGGTCTGCTCTGTCAGGAATCACGTCAGTAATGTCTCAAAAGGAGAGAAGATATCTACATGTG GCTTCATATTCATCAACTGCACCTTACCCGATGGGACAAACATATCACAGTGGGTGTTTTCAGCCAATAACACTCTGTGTATTGATCCAACAACCATGATCGTGATCACAG CTAACTCACTGCTTGTAAGTGTTTTGCGAGCAGTTGTGTCACTTTCTCTATTGGGTGGGATTGCCATCTATTTTgcttggaagaagaagaaatacaagaaagcTGAAACCTCCACCAGACCACGAATAAAGGACCATCCAGAGAACTCCTTCGAAATGGTTGAATTGTGA